One Kitasatospora sp. NBC_01266 genomic window carries:
- a CDS encoding SDR family oxidoreductase, which yields MIVVTGATGNVGRPLTRALAEAGQLVTAVSRHAAAVPDGVRHVAADLAEPAGLEPALTGAKALFLLLSGDLHAAGASPADIIGQAAAGGVRRVVLLSTQGVATRPFGATRIAMRALEDVLRESGLEWAILRPGGFASNALWWAESIRARRVVAAPFGDVGVPIVDPADIAEVAAACLLDDRHTGGVYELTGPQVITPRQQAQAIAAALGSPVRFHDLTRDEAKAAMARSMPAELAEDTLTILGSPNPAELRVSPDVQRILGRAPRPFADWAARNIAAFR from the coding sequence ATGATCGTGGTGACCGGGGCTACCGGGAATGTGGGCCGGCCGTTGACGCGGGCGTTGGCCGAGGCGGGCCAGTTGGTGACGGCGGTGTCACGGCACGCGGCGGCGGTGCCGGACGGCGTCCGCCACGTGGCGGCCGACCTGGCCGAGCCGGCCGGCCTTGAGCCCGCGCTGACCGGGGCGAAAGCGCTGTTCCTGCTGCTCTCCGGCGACCTGCACGCCGCCGGAGCCAGCCCGGCCGACATCATCGGCCAAGCCGCGGCCGGCGGGGTCCGCCGGGTCGTCCTGCTCTCCACGCAGGGCGTGGCGACCAGGCCCTTCGGCGCGACGCGGATCGCGATGCGCGCGCTGGAGGACGTGCTGCGGGAGTCCGGTCTGGAGTGGGCCATCCTGCGGCCGGGCGGCTTCGCCTCCAACGCCCTGTGGTGGGCCGAGTCCATCCGCGCGCGGCGGGTCGTCGCCGCGCCCTTCGGCGACGTCGGGGTGCCGATCGTCGACCCGGCGGACATCGCCGAGGTCGCGGCGGCCTGCCTGCTGGACGACCGGCACACCGGCGGCGTGTACGAGCTGACCGGCCCGCAGGTGATCACGCCGCGCCAGCAGGCGCAGGCCATCGCCGCCGCGCTGGGCTCGCCAGTGCGGTTCCACGACCTCACCCGCGACGAGGCCAAGGCCGCCATGGCCCGGAGCATGCCGGCGGAGCTCGCCGAGGACACCCTGACCATCCTCGGTTCCCCGAACCCGGCCGAACTGCGCGTCAGCCCGGACGTCCAGCGGATCCTCGGCCGCGCCCCGCGCCCGTTCGCCGACTGGGCCGCCCGCAATATCGCCGCGTTCCGCTGA
- a CDS encoding serine/threonine-protein kinase, with protein MTDYLWIHLGTGILAVLGLALVLRLASLPLLLRVQRSVRQRALAARGVAAASAWPWAAVCGELVVELGGAVGLALLLNTDYVDGFDLLKLSIATGRPLHLAAELHITQPEAQTRFHLAAISALVVWLLLWFLTQRRLLTAATPAGTWASPPVAGRLAGLFALRLALGVFAPVGLVVAGLVFQVVALVAALRFRSADGATTAPPLPSEQPGSSAQPGSFGPSGPSGSFGPPLPYVPPMPSAPPARPVAHVPTQVDRGAGAVPQVTYQQLHPNEPRTIGGYQLLGRIGSGGMGTVYLARREGAATQVALKTINPELLDHEELLHRFEREAEVLAMVSGAYTARVLDAGLDAGRPYLAMELLDGRPLDVHLRERGPIRSPEALRALALALAVALSGVHRLGLVHRDLKPANIMLTSAGPRLLDFGIAAIVDGTRLTRTGGGPGTLTYMAPEQFGDERVGTAADIWAWACCVICAAHGSSPFAATNTGAVIRRIVDTGPEPAALMALQALDPALAAAITQALSVDPAGRPADGSALVELLTSHQGPNHAPADEGTLREQITQGWGTLTL; from the coding sequence GTGACGGACTACCTGTGGATACATCTGGGCACAGGCATCCTGGCCGTGCTCGGGCTGGCTCTGGTGCTGCGGCTGGCGTCGCTGCCACTGCTGTTGCGTGTTCAACGGAGCGTGCGCCAGCGGGCCTTGGCGGCCCGAGGTGTGGCTGCGGCGTCGGCCTGGCCTTGGGCGGCGGTCTGCGGGGAGCTGGTGGTGGAGCTCGGCGGCGCTGTCGGCCTGGCGCTGCTGCTGAACACCGACTACGTGGACGGCTTCGACCTGTTGAAGCTGTCGATCGCCACGGGACGCCCGCTCCATCTGGCTGCGGAGCTGCACATCACCCAACCGGAAGCGCAGACCCGGTTCCACCTTGCCGCGATCTCGGCACTGGTGGTCTGGCTGCTGCTCTGGTTCCTGACACAGCGCAGGCTGCTGACCGCAGCCACGCCTGCCGGGACTTGGGCGTCGCCCCCGGTCGCGGGCCGGCTGGCCGGTCTGTTCGCCCTTCGGCTGGCACTCGGCGTGTTCGCACCGGTCGGGCTGGTCGTGGCCGGCCTGGTGTTCCAAGTCGTCGCCCTCGTGGCCGCCTTGAGGTTCCGGTCCGCCGACGGCGCCACCACCGCGCCGCCGCTCCCGTCCGAGCAGCCCGGCTCGTCCGCGCAGCCCGGCTCGTTCGGTCCGTCCGGTCCGTCCGGCTCATTCGGTCCACCCCTCCCGTACGTGCCGCCCATGCCGTCCGCTCCGCCCGCGCGGCCCGTCGCGCACGTGCCGACGCAGGTCGATCGGGGTGCCGGTGCCGTGCCGCAGGTCACGTACCAGCAGCTGCATCCGAACGAGCCACGGACGATCGGCGGGTACCAGCTGCTCGGGCGGATCGGCAGCGGCGGGATGGGTACGGTGTACCTCGCCCGGCGGGAGGGCGCGGCAACCCAGGTGGCGTTGAAGACCATCAACCCCGAACTCCTGGACCACGAAGAACTGTTGCACCGTTTCGAGCGTGAGGCGGAGGTGCTGGCGATGGTCTCCGGCGCCTACACCGCCAGGGTGCTCGACGCCGGCTTGGACGCCGGGCGGCCTTACCTGGCCATGGAGTTGCTGGACGGCCGTCCCCTCGACGTCCATCTGCGCGAGCGGGGGCCGATCCGCTCGCCCGAGGCGCTGCGCGCCCTGGCGCTGGCACTGGCGGTCGCGCTCTCCGGGGTGCACCGGCTCGGCCTGGTCCACCGTGACCTCAAACCCGCCAACATCATGCTGACCAGCGCCGGACCGCGCCTGCTCGACTTCGGCATCGCGGCGATCGTGGACGGCACCAGGCTCACCCGAACCGGCGGCGGACCGGGGACCCTGACATACATGGCGCCGGAACAGTTCGGCGACGAGCGCGTCGGCACGGCTGCCGACATCTGGGCCTGGGCGTGCTGCGTGATATGTGCGGCGCACGGCAGCAGTCCGTTCGCGGCGACCAATACGGGCGCGGTGATCCGCCGGATCGTGGACACCGGCCCCGAGCCGGCCGCGCTGATGGCGCTGCAGGCGCTCGACCCGGCTCTCGCGGCCGCCATCACGCAGGCGCTGAGCGTCGATCCGGCGGGGCGCCCCGCGGACGGCTCGGCCCTGGTCGAGCTCCTGACCTCCCACCAGGGGCCGAACCACGCGCCGGCGGATGAGGGCACCCTGCGCGAGCAGATCACCCAGGGCTGGGGCACGCTGACGCTCTGA
- a CDS encoding nucleotide disphospho-sugar-binding domain-containing protein: MSRIITAAMPAHGHTAPLLAITADLVARGHQVAFLGGARFAAAAEKTGARFVALPAEADFDDRRINDYFPGRAELPPGPQRLAFDARHIFIDPVPAQYRALRALLAEFPATAVLGDCFFHGAVALALAHPRGERPAVVGIGVAPPMLQSVDTAPFGLALPPQAGPEGRARNRELNAEAAQRGEPLRQYAAEVFAGVGAELPPGPRANAAVTGPDHYLQLTVPGFEYPRSDAPASLRYIGALPLQSRDEAELPLWWPELTAGRSVAVVTQGTLANDDPTELLVPAVRALADHPDLLVVAATARPDGPELLAEALGGGLPDNVRAAGYLPFDRLLPHADLLISNGGYGGVHTALAFGVPLVVAGGSEDKPEVAARVAWRGVGVDLRTGRPGEPELREAVDRVLADPSYRTNAAELAAELAAHQPLTAIAELVDSLG, from the coding sequence ATGTCCAGAATCATCACCGCCGCCATGCCCGCGCACGGGCACACCGCGCCGCTGCTGGCGATCACCGCCGACCTGGTGGCACGCGGGCACCAGGTGGCCTTCCTCGGCGGGGCGCGGTTCGCCGCGGCCGCCGAAAAGACCGGGGCGCGATTCGTCGCCCTGCCGGCGGAGGCGGACTTCGACGACCGCCGGATCAACGACTACTTCCCGGGCCGGGCCGAGCTGCCGCCCGGGCCGCAGCGGCTGGCCTTCGACGCCCGGCACATCTTCATCGATCCGGTGCCCGCGCAGTACCGGGCGCTGCGCGCGCTGCTGGCCGAGTTCCCGGCCACGGCCGTGCTCGGCGACTGCTTCTTCCACGGTGCGGTGGCCCTGGCGCTGGCCCACCCGCGCGGCGAGCGGCCGGCCGTGGTGGGCATCGGGGTGGCCCCGCCGATGCTGCAGAGCGTCGACACCGCACCCTTCGGGCTCGCCCTGCCGCCGCAGGCAGGACCGGAAGGGCGGGCCCGCAACCGCGAGTTGAACGCCGAGGCGGCGCAGCGCGGCGAGCCGCTGCGGCAGTACGCGGCCGAGGTCTTCGCCGGCGTCGGGGCCGAACTGCCGCCGGGGCCAAGGGCGAACGCCGCCGTGACCGGGCCCGACCACTACCTGCAGCTGACCGTCCCGGGGTTCGAGTACCCGCGCAGCGACGCGCCGGCCTCACTGCGGTACATCGGCGCGCTGCCACTGCAGAGCCGGGACGAGGCGGAACTGCCACTGTGGTGGCCGGAGCTGACGGCGGGCCGGTCGGTCGCGGTGGTCACCCAGGGCACCCTGGCCAACGACGACCCGACCGAGTTGCTGGTCCCCGCGGTGCGGGCGCTCGCCGACCACCCCGACCTGCTGGTGGTCGCCGCCACCGCCCGACCGGACGGGCCCGAGCTGCTCGCCGAGGCGCTCGGCGGCGGCTTGCCGGACAACGTCCGGGCCGCCGGCTACCTGCCGTTCGACCGGCTTCTGCCGCACGCCGACCTGCTGATCAGCAACGGCGGCTATGGCGGCGTCCACACCGCGCTGGCTTTCGGGGTGCCGCTGGTGGTCGCCGGCGGCAGCGAGGACAAGCCCGAGGTGGCCGCCCGGGTGGCCTGGCGCGGCGTCGGCGTCGACCTGCGCACCGGACGCCCGGGCGAACCGGAGCTGCGCGAGGCCGTCGACCGGGTCCTGGCCGACCCGAGCTACCGTACCAACGCCGCCGAACTGGCCGCCGAACTCGCCGCCCACCAGCCGCTGACGGCGATCGCCGAACTGGTGGACTCGCTCGGCTGA
- a CDS encoding SDR family oxidoreductase — protein sequence MRRWLVTGCSSGLGRALATAAAGAGDRVAATARRPGDLEGLVRAWPERIVPIALDVCDADQCEQAVRTAADRLGGIDVLVNNAGSGLFGAVEEVGDAELREQLEVLLLAPWRLVRLVLPLMRAQRSGHIVNVSSLAGRMAFPGLAAYVTGKFALEGMSQALAGEVAEHGIRVTVVEPGGFATGYGSSLAQAAHRLPAYQRSTGELLPAFRGMADNPDLGRPEDFADAVLRLVAADPPGPLRVPVGADAFSYLEAVERAAREELAAARAVLDGTPPPR from the coding sequence GTGCGTCGGTGGCTGGTGACGGGATGTTCCTCGGGGCTGGGGCGCGCCCTGGCCACCGCGGCTGCCGGGGCCGGCGACCGGGTGGCGGCCACCGCCCGCCGGCCGGGCGACCTTGAGGGGCTGGTCCGGGCCTGGCCCGAGCGGATCGTCCCGATCGCGCTGGACGTGTGCGACGCCGACCAGTGCGAGCAGGCCGTGCGCACCGCCGCCGACCGGCTGGGCGGCATCGACGTGCTGGTCAACAACGCGGGCAGCGGACTGTTCGGGGCGGTGGAGGAGGTCGGCGACGCCGAACTGCGCGAGCAGTTGGAGGTCCTGCTGCTGGCGCCGTGGCGCTTGGTGCGGCTGGTGCTGCCGCTGATGCGGGCACAGCGGTCCGGGCACATCGTCAACGTCTCCTCGCTGGCCGGGCGGATGGCCTTTCCGGGCCTGGCCGCTTACGTCACCGGGAAGTTCGCGCTGGAGGGGATGAGCCAGGCGCTGGCCGGCGAGGTCGCCGAGCACGGCATCAGGGTCACCGTGGTGGAGCCCGGCGGATTCGCCACCGGCTACGGGAGCTCCCTCGCACAGGCGGCGCACCGGCTGCCGGCGTACCAGCGGTCGACCGGCGAACTGCTGCCCGCCTTCCGCGGCATGGCGGACAACCCCGACCTCGGGCGACCCGAGGACTTCGCCGACGCGGTCCTGCGGCTGGTCGCCGCGGACCCGCCCGGTCCCCTGCGGGTGCCGGTCGGCGCGGACGCGTTCAGCTACCTGGAGGCGGTGGAGCGGGCGGCCCGCGAGGAACTCGCCGCGGCCCGCGCCGTACTGGACGGGACACCACCGCCCCGGTGA
- a CDS encoding NEW3 domain-containing protein yields MRKTWPILTATALAAASLAVLPVAATPAAALDNQLALTPPMGWNDWNAFGCNVSAQLVEQTADKIVSSGLKAAGYQYVNIDDCWLTHSRDAAGNLVPDPVKFPDGIKGVADYVHSKGLKLGIYESAGTLTCAGYPGSLGHEKQDAATFASWGVDYLKYDNCNNQGIPGLQRYTAMRDALAATGRPIVYSICSWGTDDVASWGPGVGNLWRTTGDINASFGSLLSNFHQNVQLAAGAKPDAWNDPDMLEVGNGMTSAEDRSEFSLWAEMAAPLISGTDLRTASADTLSVYGNREVIAVDQDPLGRQGTAVTLSGGLDVLAKPLADGSVAVTLFNENPTRATISTTAAAVGLPKSAGYLLRDLWAHTTTSSGGTISASVPGHATVMYRVTPTTKARAYAPALTLGTSAAAFTAGSSANLLSTFTNNGVEPVDDVRLGLSVPSGWTVTPLTATRSGHVAPGKVALAEFRVTAPATLSAPITQASVGGTAEARWHGQVEQLAAADSVTVPAPVQAPFKTFTDTDAVFGQQGDRIAVDGAGDDLWGSTDQYSTVYRPGAEHDGSVTTVELTAQAYTSDWAKAGIMVRDDITGAGTSPGYLVLAEAPGKGYVMQWDSTGSGQLDSNSAPSNQGSGTATYPTWLRLVRTGSVFTGSYSTDGTTWTQIAAVTVPGVTAGQDVGVFTTSHSDGTSGEADFTGFTQS; encoded by the coding sequence ATGCGCAAGACCTGGCCCATCCTGACCGCGACCGCGTTAGCCGCGGCCTCCCTGGCCGTTCTGCCGGTCGCCGCCACCCCGGCCGCCGCACTCGACAACCAGCTGGCGCTCACCCCGCCGATGGGCTGGAACGACTGGAACGCCTTCGGCTGCAACGTCAGCGCACAGCTCGTGGAGCAGACCGCGGACAAGATCGTCTCCTCCGGCCTCAAGGCGGCCGGCTACCAGTACGTCAACATCGACGACTGCTGGCTGACGCACAGCCGCGACGCCGCCGGGAACCTCGTCCCGGACCCGGTCAAGTTCCCCGACGGCATCAAGGGCGTCGCCGACTACGTGCACAGCAAGGGCCTCAAGCTCGGCATCTACGAGAGCGCCGGCACCCTGACCTGCGCCGGCTACCCCGGCAGCCTGGGCCACGAGAAGCAGGACGCGGCCACCTTCGCGTCCTGGGGTGTCGACTACCTGAAGTACGACAACTGCAACAACCAGGGCATCCCCGGGCTGCAGCGCTACACCGCGATGCGCGACGCACTGGCCGCGACCGGTCGGCCGATCGTCTACAGCATCTGCAGCTGGGGCACCGACGACGTCGCCAGCTGGGGCCCGGGCGTGGGCAACCTGTGGCGCACCACCGGTGACATCAACGCCTCGTTCGGCTCGCTGCTCTCCAACTTCCACCAGAACGTGCAGCTGGCCGCCGGCGCCAAGCCGGACGCCTGGAACGATCCCGACATGCTGGAGGTCGGCAACGGGATGACCTCGGCGGAGGACCGCAGCGAGTTCTCCCTGTGGGCGGAGATGGCCGCACCGCTCATCTCCGGCACCGACCTGCGCACCGCGAGCGCCGACACCCTCTCCGTCTACGGCAACCGCGAGGTCATCGCCGTGGACCAGGACCCGCTCGGCCGGCAGGGCACGGCGGTGACGCTGTCCGGCGGCCTCGACGTGCTGGCCAAGCCGCTCGCCGACGGCAGCGTCGCGGTCACCCTGTTCAACGAGAACCCGACCCGGGCCACGATCTCCACCACGGCCGCCGCCGTCGGCCTGCCCAAGTCCGCGGGCTACCTGCTGCGTGACCTGTGGGCGCACACCACCACCAGCAGCGGCGGCACCATCAGTGCCTCCGTCCCGGGCCACGCGACCGTGATGTACCGGGTCACCCCCACCACGAAGGCCCGCGCCTACGCACCGGCGCTGACCCTGGGCACCAGCGCGGCCGCCTTCACCGCCGGCAGCTCCGCGAACCTGCTCTCCACCTTCACCAACAACGGCGTCGAGCCCGTCGACGACGTGCGGCTGGGCCTGTCCGTCCCCAGCGGATGGACCGTCACGCCGCTGACCGCGACCCGGTCGGGCCACGTCGCCCCCGGCAAGGTCGCCCTCGCCGAGTTCCGGGTCACCGCGCCCGCCACGCTCAGCGCCCCCATCACCCAGGCGAGCGTGGGCGGCACCGCCGAGGCCCGCTGGCACGGCCAGGTGGAGCAGCTCGCCGCCGCCGACAGCGTGACCGTGCCCGCCCCGGTGCAGGCGCCGTTCAAGACCTTCACCGACACCGACGCCGTCTTCGGGCAGCAGGGCGACCGGATCGCGGTCGACGGCGCCGGGGACGACCTGTGGGGCAGCACCGACCAGTACAGCACCGTCTACCGCCCCGGCGCGGAGCACGACGGCTCCGTCACCACCGTCGAACTCACCGCCCAGGCCTACACCAGTGACTGGGCCAAGGCGGGGATCATGGTGCGCGACGACATCACCGGTGCCGGTACGTCACCTGGCTACCTGGTCCTCGCCGAAGCTCCGGGCAAGGGCTACGTCATGCAGTGGGACTCCACCGGAAGCGGCCAGCTGGACAGCAACAGCGCACCCTCCAACCAGGGTTCGGGCACCGCGACGTACCCGACCTGGCTGCGGCTGGTCCGCACCGGCTCGGTCTTCACCGGCTCCTACTCCACTGACGGCACCACCTGGACCCAGATCGCGGCCGTCACCGTCCCGGGCGTGACCGCCGGCCAGGACGTGGGCGTCTTCACCACCTCGCACAGCGACGGCACCAGCGGCGAGGCCGACTTCACGGGCTTCACCCAGAGCTGA
- a CDS encoding peptidase, translating to MRLIRILCAAPLTLGLAALLAPAAAADSPSPSPTATASAGGAAAATTFGTSFLTATTLAPAQDAAVTAATGDYLYWSFAATQGQTATVQVTVALPPSADRHGPQTWALDLFDGLRRRQACTAGPQDATVDQNTGSLTMSCTLRQVRSWAEPWSDDPLPGTYYARVSTSDVQQQDLGLATQVSVHVAMTGDADDAQPQGGSLRAPLVPPVTPGATAGPDTGAVPTPAASASAGPQPGTLRAAAPVKAVSHWYSAMFSGWNTRWYWTLSGGGLAALAGVAGYRFTRHPRGSRFLRPAPMPRQSPAPPSRQESFHS from the coding sequence ATGCGACTCATCCGGATCCTCTGCGCGGCCCCGCTGACCCTGGGCCTGGCCGCGCTGCTCGCCCCGGCGGCCGCCGCCGACTCCCCGTCGCCGTCCCCGACGGCGACCGCGTCGGCGGGCGGTGCCGCGGCGGCGACCACGTTCGGCACCTCGTTCCTGACCGCCACCACGCTGGCACCGGCCCAGGACGCGGCTGTGACCGCCGCCACGGGTGACTACCTGTACTGGTCGTTCGCCGCCACCCAGGGGCAGACGGCCACCGTCCAGGTGACCGTGGCGCTGCCGCCCTCGGCCGACCGGCACGGCCCGCAGACCTGGGCGCTGGACCTGTTCGACGGCCTGCGCCGGCGGCAGGCCTGCACGGCCGGCCCGCAGGACGCCACCGTCGACCAGAACACCGGCTCGCTCACCATGAGTTGCACGCTGCGGCAGGTGCGCAGCTGGGCCGAGCCGTGGTCCGACGACCCGCTGCCCGGCACCTACTACGCACGGGTGTCGACCAGCGACGTCCAGCAGCAGGACCTCGGACTCGCCACCCAGGTGTCCGTGCACGTCGCCATGACGGGCGATGCGGACGACGCGCAGCCGCAGGGCGGCAGCCTGCGGGCGCCGCTGGTGCCCCCGGTGACCCCGGGTGCCACGGCCGGGCCGGACACCGGTGCGGTGCCGACGCCGGCCGCCTCGGCGAGCGCCGGCCCGCAGCCGGGCACCCTGCGTGCGGCGGCGCCGGTCAAGGCGGTGTCCCACTGGTACTCGGCGATGTTCTCCGGCTGGAACACCCGCTGGTACTGGACGCTGAGCGGCGGCGGCCTGGCGGCCCTGGCCGGCGTGGCCGGCTACCGGTTCACCCGGCATCCGCGCGGCTCGCGCTTCCTGCGTCCCGCACCGATGCCGCGACAGTCCCCGGCGCCGCCGTCGCGTCAGGAGAGCTTCCACTCCTGA
- a CDS encoding VWA domain-containing protein produces MKIIRQRPTRAAGLLAVLAITAATVMSGLPAQADGVPGGAPTASSTTPNSTTPTGDQAPRVDLILDVSGSMSTTDINGQSRISVAQHSIDEVIDALPPEAQFGIRTLGATYPVSDKTDGCKDTEVLFPVGKTDKVEAKTAVATLRPTGWTPIGLALRGAAQDLGTGQATRRVVLVTDGEDDCSPPDPCDVARELAAQGTHLVIDTLGLAHDDQVSQQLLCIANATGGTYTDVRSQEQLTQRLQQSVTRSDQTYAQNPAQVAGADSCANAPLLTPGVYSDREKFSEHRFYRVPVKSGQELRAAVSVTPDRAVARDYGVLLQATDAAGQELVRGTDAGSGRTDAASTGLRWSAPAAVSAAPSDPAVSAAPIDPAGAAGSADQVVCLVVSNSFAPQGNVQTDPGLPLELVVDVTKASPAPDGVAMGLGRGWILLLVLTGAGLVTGLLAGWVARWRIAVWQEN; encoded by the coding sequence GTGAAGATCATCCGACAACGACCGACCAGGGCGGCAGGTCTGCTGGCCGTTCTGGCGATCACCGCCGCCACCGTCATGAGCGGCCTGCCGGCCCAGGCCGACGGCGTACCCGGCGGGGCGCCCACCGCGAGCAGTACGACCCCGAACAGCACGACCCCGACGGGCGACCAGGCTCCGCGTGTCGACCTCATCCTCGATGTCAGCGGGTCCATGAGCACCACGGACATCAACGGGCAGAGCCGCATCTCGGTCGCCCAGCACTCCATCGACGAGGTCATCGACGCGCTGCCGCCGGAGGCCCAGTTCGGCATCCGCACGCTGGGCGCGACCTACCCGGTCAGCGACAAGACCGACGGCTGCAAGGACACCGAGGTGCTCTTCCCGGTCGGCAAGACCGACAAGGTGGAGGCCAAGACGGCGGTGGCCACCCTGCGCCCGACCGGCTGGACGCCGATCGGCCTGGCGCTGCGCGGTGCCGCGCAGGACCTCGGCACGGGACAGGCGACCCGCCGGGTGGTGCTGGTCACCGACGGCGAGGACGACTGCTCGCCGCCCGACCCGTGCGACGTCGCGCGTGAACTGGCCGCGCAGGGCACCCACCTGGTGATCGACACGCTCGGCCTGGCGCACGACGACCAGGTCAGCCAGCAACTGCTGTGCATCGCGAACGCGACCGGCGGCACCTACACCGACGTGCGCTCCCAGGAGCAACTCACCCAGCGGCTGCAGCAGTCGGTCACGAGATCGGACCAGACCTACGCCCAGAACCCCGCCCAGGTCGCCGGGGCCGACAGCTGCGCCAACGCTCCGCTGCTCACCCCCGGCGTCTACAGCGACCGGGAGAAGTTCTCCGAACACCGCTTCTACCGGGTCCCGGTGAAGTCCGGCCAGGAGTTGCGGGCCGCGGTCAGCGTCACTCCCGACCGCGCGGTTGCCCGGGACTACGGCGTGCTGCTGCAGGCCACCGACGCCGCCGGCCAGGAGCTGGTGCGCGGTACCGACGCCGGCAGCGGACGGACCGACGCCGCCTCCACCGGCCTGCGCTGGTCGGCGCCCGCCGCCGTCTCCGCCGCCCCGAGCGACCCCGCCGTCTCCGCCGCCCCGATCGACCCCGCCGGCGCCGCCGGCAGCGCGGACCAGGTCGTCTGCCTGGTCGTCAGCAACTCCTTCGCGCCGCAGGGGAACGTGCAGACCGACCCCGGACTGCCGCTGGAGCTGGTCGTGGACGTGACCAAGGCCTCCCCGGCCCCCGACGGCGTGGCGATGGGCCTGGGCCGAGGCTGGATCCTGCTGCTGGTGCTGACCGGCGCGGGTCTGGTCACCGGGCTGCTCGCCGGCTGGGTGGCGCGCTGGCGGATCGCCGTATGGCAGGAGAACTGA
- a CDS encoding NAD(P)/FAD-dependent oxidoreductase, producing MTRPESAGYDYDVVISGAGLAGSAAAILLARRGVRVALLERRSDPEAYKVLCTHSLTANAYPVLDELGLVPALEKAGAVRNDARWYTRWGWIEPRAAPAGPELPYGYNIRRSTLDPMIRSRAAQTPGVDLLLGHQVTGLVREAGRTLGVRASTPQGEREIRARLVVGADGKDSAVAKFAGVPARLHENARFGYLAQFRNLPLHGGLGHTWFLEPDMAYAFPNDDGVTVIAVLPDKKRLPAFREDLAGSFVAFVRALPEAPPIDSAERITKIIGTVDYPLLSRKPTAPGVALIGDAALTGDPLWGVGCGWALQSAQWLAAAVAPAATGQGDLDRSLAVYARRHRRRLRGHQYLAADFATARPFNPGERLMFSAAARDESMARHTHLFASRLIGPLRFLNPVALARASAVNIKHRGATAPP from the coding sequence ATGACCAGGCCTGAGAGCGCGGGATACGACTACGACGTCGTCATCAGCGGAGCCGGCCTCGCCGGCAGCGCCGCGGCGATCCTGCTCGCCCGACGCGGCGTCCGCGTCGCACTGCTGGAACGCCGCTCGGACCCCGAAGCGTACAAGGTGCTCTGCACCCACTCCCTCACGGCCAACGCCTATCCGGTGCTGGACGAACTCGGCCTCGTACCCGCTCTCGAGAAGGCGGGAGCCGTCCGCAACGACGCCCGCTGGTACACCCGCTGGGGATGGATCGAGCCGAGGGCGGCACCGGCGGGCCCCGAGCTGCCGTACGGGTACAACATCCGGCGCAGCACCCTCGACCCGATGATCAGGTCCCGTGCGGCGCAGACTCCTGGCGTCGATCTGCTGCTCGGTCACCAGGTGACCGGGCTGGTCCGGGAAGCCGGGCGGACCCTGGGGGTGCGCGCGTCGACGCCGCAGGGCGAGCGCGAGATCCGGGCCCGCCTGGTGGTCGGTGCCGACGGCAAGGACTCGGCCGTGGCGAAGTTCGCCGGGGTGCCCGCTCGGCTGCACGAGAACGCGCGGTTCGGCTATCTCGCGCAGTTCCGCAACCTGCCGCTGCACGGCGGGCTCGGTCACACCTGGTTCCTCGAGCCCGACATGGCGTACGCGTTCCCCAACGACGACGGGGTGACGGTCATCGCGGTGCTCCCGGACAAGAAGCGGTTGCCGGCCTTCCGGGAGGACCTGGCGGGCAGCTTCGTCGCCTTCGTCCGCGCCCTGCCCGAGGCACCGCCGATCGACTCCGCCGAGCGCATCACGAAGATCATCGGCACTGTCGACTACCCGCTTCTCAGCCGCAAGCCGACCGCACCGGGCGTCGCGCTCATCGGCGACGCCGCCCTGACCGGCGACCCGCTGTGGGGAGTGGGCTGCGGGTGGGCCCTGCAGTCCGCGCAGTGGTTGGCAGCGGCGGTCGCCCCGGCCGCGACCGGTCAGGGCGACCTCGATCGGTCGCTCGCGGTGTACGCACGCAGGCACCGGCGCCGGCTGCGCGGTCACCAGTACCTGGCCGCCGACTTCGCCACGGCCCGTCCGTTCAACCCCGGGGAGCGGCTGATGTTCTCGGCGGCGGCACGCGATGAGTCGATGGCCCGGCACACGCACCTGTTCGCATCCCGCCTGATCGGTCCGCTGCGCTTCCTGAACCCCGTGGCACTGGCCAGGGCCTCGGCCGTCAACATCAAGCATCGCGGGGCGACCGCGCCACCCTGA